Proteins encoded in a region of the Scomber scombrus chromosome 16, fScoSco1.1, whole genome shotgun sequence genome:
- the LOC133995889 gene encoding sodium/hydrogen exchanger 3-like — MWTCLRVCEVIFSSVAAMWRFTLFLCVLLVVSSGPSLAADEHTDHGSTDQGSTDHGSTDQGSTDHGSTDQSSNSSHGDGHDSSGDGHHGGPITTLPIVSWKWHHVTTPYLVAIWVLVCWLCKLIIEANHHVTSVIPESALLICFGFILGGIIWGADNAQTFTLTPTVFFFYLLPQIILDAGYFMPNKLFFSNMGAILVYAVIGTCWNAASVGLSLWGCHQGGAMGDLDIGLLQYLLFGSLIAAVDPVAVIAVFEEVHVNEVLFIMVFGESLLNDGVTVVLFNVFDAFVSLGGSQIDAVEIIKGIISFFVVAFGGSLLGLLFGILLSLLTRCTKNIQIIEPGFIFVVGYLSYLTAEMLSLSAILSIVFCGMSCQKYINANMDEKSVTTVRYAMKVFANGSETIIFVFLGISAIDKALWVWNTGFILLTLLFIFVYRIIGVFFLTWILNKFRLVPLEFIDQVIMSYGGLRGAVAYGLAMMLDEHKIKEKNLMVSTTLIVVYFTVILQGLTMKPLVNWLKVKRAAVSEISLIEKVQDKLFDHMLVAIEDISGQIGHNYMRDKWNSFEEKWMTSVLMKPSARKNRDYVFKVFHKLNLKDAMSYVAEGERRGSLEFIRNETANVDFKKKFGEDLSEVMPDVTYDTTIEYGGTSDMMRDPVPSVSLEMHEQTMNGMRETEDINTHHLLQQHLYRGRKQHRHRYSRSHFEVNKDENEVQEIFQRTMRNRLESFKSTKMGVAPPKTISKHPKKDQQQKMPNGKSMDKSKSYLSGDEDFEFSEGDSASGYDAAGGSFPMRVTYRAGAGIENPAFMLDQDPMQIPPWLAEAEIGSSMVAPSQRAQVRLPWTPSNLRRLAPLRTSTHSTDSFMLADTPSSQQRGGAEHLPQPPPPPPSSQKDGDQK, encoded by the exons ATGTGGAC TTGCCTAAGAGTCTGTGAAGTAATTTTCTCAAGCGTGGCAGCTATGTGGCGATTTACACTTTTCCTTTGCGTCCTGCTGGTGGTGTCCAGTGGGCCGAGCCTGGCCGCAGACGAACACACAGACCATGGAAGCACAGACCAAGGAAGCACAGACCATGGAAGCACAGACCAAGGAAGCACAGACCATGGAAGCACAGACCAGAGCTCGAACTCAAGCCATGGCGATGGGCATGACTCGAGTGGAGACGGTCACCATGGAGGGCCCATCACCACCCTACCTATTGTGAGCTGGAAGTGGCACCATGTCACCACTCCGTACCTGGTGGCTATTTGGGTCTTGGTCTGCTGGCTGTGCAAACTCA TCATCGAGGCCAACCATCATGTGACCAGCGTGATCCCAGAGAGCGCCCTGCTCATCTGCTTCGGCTTCATCCTGGGTGGCATTATTTGGGGTGCAGACAATGCGCAGACTTTCACACTGACACCGACTGTGTTCTTCTTCTACCTGCTGCCCCAAATCATCCTGGATGCGGGCTACTTCATGCCAAACAAGCTCTTCTTCAGCAACATGGGGGCCATCCTGGTCTATGCTGTCATTGGGACCTGCTGGAATGCCGCCAGTGTGGGGCTCTCCCTGTGGGGGTGTCACCAAGGAGGAGCAATGG GTGACCTGGACATCGGTCTGCTTCAGTATCTTCTCTTCGGCAGTCTAATTGCTGCTGTTGACCCCGTAGCTGTCATTGCTGTGTTTGAGGAGGTCCACGTCAACGAGGTCCTCTTCATCATGGTGTTTGGAGAGTCTCTGCTCAACGACGGCGTGACAGTG GTGCTCTTCAATGTGTTTGATGCATTTGTGTCTCTGGGAGGATCCCAAATTGATGCTGTGGAGATAATCAAAGGAATAA TTTCCTTCTTTGTTGTGGCGTTTGGTGGCTCCCTACTCGGTTTGTTGTTTGGTATACTTCTCTCACTTCTGACCAGATGCACTAAAAACATCCAGATCATTGAGCCAGGCTTCATTTTTGTCGTTGGGTACCTCTCCTACCTGACTGCCGAAATGCTCTCCTTATCTGCCATCCTTTC GATTGTCTTCTGCGGCATGTCCTGCCAGAAGTACATCAATGCAAACATGGACGAGAAGTCGGTCACCACTGTCAGATATGCCATGAAGGTTTTCGCTAATGGATCAGAAACCATCATCTTCGTGTTCCTCGGCATCTCGGCCATCGACAAAGCATTATGGGTTTGGAATACAGGCTTCATCCTCCTCACGCTCCTCTTCATCTTCGTATACAGGATCATCG GTGTCTTTTTCCTCACCTGGATTCTCAACAAGTTCAGGCTGGTCCCCTTGGAGTTCATAGATCAGGTTATTATGAGTTACGGTGGCCTGCGAGGGGCTGTTGCGTATGGCCTGGCAATGATGCTGGATGAGCATAAGATAAAGGAGAAGAATCTAATGGTCAGCACTACTCTGATTGTAGTGTACTTCACTGTCATCCTTCAG GGATTAACAATGAAGCCTCTTGTCAACTGGCTCAAAGTAAAGAGAGCTGCAGTGTCCGAGATCTCGCTCATAGAAAAAGTGCAGGATAAG ttgtttgATCACATGCTTGTTGCCATTGAAGACATATCTGGACAAATAGGACACAACTACATGAGAGACAA GTGGAATAGCTTTGAGGAGAAATGGATGACAAGTGTTTTGATGAAGCCGTCCGCAAGGAAGAACCGCGACTACGTCTTCAAAGTCTTCCACAAACTGAACCTCAAGGATGCTATGAGCTACGTGGCTGAG GGTGAACGCAGAGGCTCTCTGGAGTTTATCCGCAATGAAACAGCGAATGTCGACTTCAAGAAAAAGTTTGGTGAAGATCTCTCAGAGGTCATGCCTGATGTCACGTACGACACGACAATTGAATATGGTGGAACGTCCGATATGAT GAGAGACCCTGTGCCATCAGTGAGCTTGGAAATGCATGAGCAGACCATGAATGGTATGAGGGAAACTGAGGACATTAACACTCACCACCTGCTGCAGCAACACCTGTACAGAGGCAGGAAACAG CACCGACACCGATACAGCCGGAGCCATTTCGAAGtcaataaagatgaaaatgaagtgCAGGAGATCTTCCAGAGGACCATGAGGAATCGTTTGGAGTCCTTCAAGTCCACAAAGATGGGTGTCGCTCCTCCAAAGACAATAAGCAAGCATCCAAAGAAAGACCAGCAGCAAAAG ATGCCAAATGGAAAATCAATGGACAAAAGTAAAAGTTACCTATCTGGCGATGAAG aTTTTGAGTTCTCAGAGGGGGACAGTGCCTCTGGTTATGATGCAGCTGGTGGTTCCTTCCCCATGAGGGTCACCTACAGAGCAGGAG ctGGAATTGAGAATCCGGCCTTCATGCTGGACCAGGACCCAATGCAGATCCCACCATGGCTGGCAGAGGCTGAGATCGGCAGCAGCATGGTGGCTCCCTCGCAGAGAGCCCAGGTGAGGCTGCCATGGACGCCCAGCAACCTGCGCCGCCTGGCTCCGCTTCGCACTAGCACTCACTCCACGGACTCCTTCATGCTGGCCGATACACCCTCCTCACAGCAGAGGGGTGGCGCCGAGCATCTGCCGCagccacctccaccaccaccgtCTTCTCAAAAAGACGGTGACCAAAAGTAG